The DNA segment TTGTGCGCCAAGGAGCACGGCTTCACGCGCGAGATGCAGGACGCCTGGGCGGTCCGCTCGTACGAGCGCGCGGCGGAAGCCGTCGCCAAGGGGTATTTCAAGAACGAGATCGTCTCCGTCGACGGCATCGAGCTCGACGAGGAGCCGGGCCGGGCCAAGCTGGATAAGGTCGGCAAATTGCGGCCCGCCTTCCAGAAGGACGGCACCATCACCGCCGCCAACGCCTCCAAGCTCAACGACGGCGCGGCGGCCCTCGTGCTGTCGTCGGCCAAGGGCGCGGCCGGCAAGAAGCCGCTCGCCCGGATCGTCGGCTGGGCCACGCACTCCCAGGAGCCGAAATGGTTCACCACCGCCCCGGCGGGCGCCGTGGAGAAGCTCCTGAAGAAGGTCGGCTGGACGGTCGATCAGGTCGACCTCTTCGAGGTCAACGAGGCGTTCGCGGTGGTCACCTTGGCCGTGGCCAAGCTCGGCAATCTGCCTCATGAGAAGATCAACGTGCACGGCGGCGCGGTCGCCCTCGGCCATCCGCTCGGCGCCTCCGGCGCGCGCATCCTCGTGACCTTGATCAACGCGCTCAAGGTCCGCGGCGGCAAGCGCGGCGTCGCCGGCATCTGCCTCGGCGGCGGGGAGGCCGTGGCCGTTGCCCTCGAACTCGTTTAAGCTCGGCTCGGCCCTCACCCTCGAGGGCCTCGCCTCGGTCGCCGTCGACGGCCGCAAGGCGGTCCTGCCGGCGTCGGCCCTGAGGCGCGTCGCGGCCTCCCGCCGCGTGCTCGAGTCCGCGATGGCGGCGGGCGGGACGATCTACGGCGTCAACACCGGCTTCGGCGAGCTCGCTTCGACGCGCATCTCCACCGAGCGCCTCGCCCAGGTCCAGCGCAACCTCGTCCTGTCCCACTCCTGCGGCGTCGGCGAGCCTCTCGACGCGATCGAATCCCGCTCGATCCTGTTTCTGCGGGTCAACGAGCTGTCCCGCGGCTTCTCCGGCGTGCGTCCGGCGCTGGTCCGCCACTTGGCCCGCATGCTGGAGGCGAACATCATCCCGTTGATCCCGAGCCGGGGTTCCGTCGGCGCCAGCGGCGACCTCGCCCCTCAGGCTCATATGGCCCTCGCCGTCATCGGCGAAGGCGACGTTTTCTTCCGCGGCCGCCGCATGGCGGCCGCGAAGGCGTTGAGGGCCGTCGGGTTGTCCCCTTTCGTCCTTTCCGCCAAAGAGGGGCTGGCTCTCTTGAACGGCACCCAGGCCATGCAGTCCGTCGGCGGCCTGGCGCTGTTGGCCGCGGAGCGCGTTTACCGCGCCGCCAACCTCGCCTGCGCCGCGTCGTTGGACGCGCTGACCGGCACCCCGTCGCCGTATGACGAGGCCATCCAGGCCTTGAAGCCGCACCCCGGTCAAATAGCAGCCGCGCGTTCTTTGCGTCGGCTTTTGGCCGGCTCCGAGATCAGGAGATCTCATGCCATAGACGACCCGCGCGTGCAGGACTCCTACTCCCTGCGCTGCGTCCCCCAGGTCCACGGAGCCGTCCTGGACCGGCTGACGGAAGCCCGCCGCGTCGTGGAGATCGAGCTCGGCTCGGTCACCGACAATCCCCTCGTTTCGGGAGGCCGCGTGATCTCCGGCGGCAACTTCCACGGACAGGCCCTGTCCTTCGCCTTCGACTCGGCGGCCGGAGCGCTCGCCGCGTTGGCGAACATCTCCGAGCGCCGCACCTTCCAGGTCACGACCGGGACGGCTCCGCGCCTGAAGCCTTTCCTGGCCCGCGACCCGGGGGTCGAGTCCGGACACATGATCGCCCAGTACGCCGCCGCGGCGCTTGCCTCCGAGAACAAGACCCTCGCCCACCCCGCCTCCGCCGACTCCGTGCCGACCTCCGCCAACAAGGAGGACTTCGTCTCGATGGGCATGTGGTCCGCCCTCAAGTTCAAGAAGACCGTCTGGAACGCCGCGCAGGTCGTCGCCATCGAGCTCGTCTGCGCCGCCCAGGCCGTCGAATTCCACCGCCCGCTGAAGTCGGGCCGCGGGGTGGAGGCGGGCCTGGCGGTCCTGCGCTCGAAGGTCAAAGCGTCCCGCGGGGACGAGGTCCTTTCGGGTAAATTGGAGACGGCAAGAGAGCTGGTTTTGTCCGGCGCGTTCGACTAGGATTTTGGTGTCAGGCTCGCAAATTCGTTGAATTCTTTTCCATGAGAACCATTCGAGCGGCGCGCGGAAGCAAATTATCCTGCAAGGGCTGGCAGCAGGAGGCGGCCCTGCGCATGCTGATGAACAACCTCGATCCCGAGGTCGCCGAGCGGCCGCAGGACCTCGTCGTCTACGGCGGCCGGGGCAAGGCGGCGCGGAACTGGGCCTGCTACGACGCGATCGTGAGGTCGCTCAAGGTCCTCGAGAACGACGAGACCTTGCTCGTCCAGTCGGGCAAGCCCGTCGCGGTGTTCAAGACCCACGACCAGGCGCCGCGCGTGCTCATCGCCAACTCCAACCTCGTCGGCAAGTGGGCGAACTGGGACCATTTCGACGAGCTCGACAAGAAAGGGCTCATGATGTACGGCCAGATGACGGCCGGCTCCTGGATCTACATCGGCACGCAGGGCATCCTGCAGGGCACGTACGAGACCTTCGCCGAGGCGGGCCGCCGGCGCTTCGGCGACAGCCTGACCGGCAAGACCGTCGTGACGGCGGGCCTGGGCGGCATGGGCGGGGCCCAGCCGCTCGCGGCCACGATGAACGGAGCGGCGTTCCTCGGCATCGAAGTCGATCCGACGCGGCTGCGCTTCCGGCTGAAGACGAAATATCTCGACGTCGTCGAGGAGAATCTCGACGCGGCCCTGGCGCGCGTGACGCGGGCCAAGGCGAACGGGGAGGCCTTGTCGGTCGGATTATTGGGCAACGCCGCCGATATCATCCCCGAACTCGCTAAGCGGCGCTTCCCGGTCGACGTTCTGACGGACCAGACCTCGGCGCACGATCCCTTGTACGGATATATACCGCAGGGGTACGACGTGAGCACGGCCGCTCAGCTGAGGAGGAAGAACCCGAAGGAGTACGTCAAAAAATCCATCGCGTCGATGGGACGGCATGTGGAAGGAATGCTCGCGCTCAAGAAGCAGGGCGCCGTGACCTTCGACTACGGCAACAATATCCGCGCCCGCGCCGAGGAGGCGGGCGTGAAGAACGCTTTTGATATTCCCGGATTCGTGCCCGAGTACATCCGCCCGCTGTTCTGCGAGGGCAAGGGGCCTTTCCGCTGGGCCGCGCTCTCGGGTGATCCCGAGGACATACGGACCACCGACCGCGAGGTCCTGGCCGCCTTCCCGAAGAACGAGGCGCTCAAGCGCTGGATCGAATTGGCCGGACAAAAAGTCGCTTTCCAAGGCCTTCCCGCCCGCATCTGCTGGCTCGGCTACGGCGAGCGCGCCGAGATGGGCGCGCGCCTGAACTGGCTGGTCAAGAAGAAGAAGGTCGGCGCGCCCATCGTGATCGGCCGCGACCACCTCGACTGCGGCTCGGTCGCCTCCCCCAACCGCGAGACCGAGGCCATGCGCGACGGCTCCGACGCCGTCGCCGACTGGCCGATCTTGAACGCCCTGCTCAACACGGCCTCCGGCGCCTCGTGGGTGAGCTTCCACCACGGCGGCGGCGTCGGTATGGGCTACTCGCTGCACGCCGGGCAGGTCACAGTCGCCGACGGCACGAAGGCGATGGCGGCGCGGCTCGAGCGCGTCCTGGCCAACGATCCCGGACTCGGCGTGGTGCGCCACTTCGACGCCGGCTATCCGCAGGCGAAGGCGTTCGCGCGCAAGCACAGATCTCTCAAAATCCCGATGGCGAGGTAGATATGGCCAGCGACTATTCTTTCGACTGCGTGTCCGACGTGGACCTGAACCTGGTGTCCGAGGTGATCGCCGTGGCGCTCAAGGAGATCCAGAACCGCTTCGACCTGAAGACCGCCAACGCCTCGATCGAGCTGATGGTGAAGGAAAAGAAGCTCATCGTCCGCGCGAGCGACGAGTTCAAGGCCGAGCAGGTCTACGACGTCCTGCTCACCCGCATGGCCAAGCGCGGCCTGCCGATCAAGAACCTGACCAAGGCGAAGGCCGAGGCGGCGCTGGGCCAGACCGCGCGCATCGACGTGACCATCCAGTCGGGCATCCCGACCGACAAGGCCAAACTGATGCAGGCCGCGATCAAGGAGAACAAGCTCAAGGTCAACGCCCAGATCCAGGACGGCCAACTGCGCGTGACGAGCAAGTCGAAGGACGAGCTCCAGGCCACGATGAACGTGCTCAAGGCCGGCAAGTTCGACCTCGACCTCCAGTTCAAGAACTTCCGCTAGCGCGGAATTCGTCGAATTGTCAGGCCAGGCACCGGGGGCCCGGAATTCAACGAATTTGCGAGCCTGACACCAAGATTATCGCCAGTGCTTGACGGGGCGGTTCGCGTCGGCGGCGACGTCGTCCTGGTACATCTTGGCCAGCTCCTCCCAGGCGATCTGGTCGGCGGGACGGGCGGGCGCGGGGCGCGGCGGGGCGGGAGGCGCGGCGTTGGCCGCCTTCTCCAGGGCCTTGCCGAGGCGCGCGGTGTCGGCGCTCAGGCGTCCGAAGAACGGGTGGGCCGAGGCCTCCTTCAGGTAGATCTCCGAGGCGTGGTCGGGCTCGGCCGCGATCCGCTCCATCAGGCCGGAGACCTCGCGCACGATGGACTCGGCGTTGACGACCTCGTTCTGGTAGTGGGCCTCGAGGTCGGACATCTCCTTGCGCAGCAGCTCGAAGCGCCGCGCGGGGATGCCGTGGTCGCGGGAGAAATGGTCCAGCACCGGCAGCCAGGTCTTCTGCGAGGCCAGGTTGCGGCGGGCGCGCTCGACCTCGAGCTCGGCGGCGGCCTTGCGCGCGCGCAAGGTCGCCAGCGGGTCGGCCATCTCCTGCTGGCCGAAGGTCACCGCGTAGTAGGGCAGGCGCATCTTCAGGTTCGACAGATAGTGGGCCGGGTCAGACAGGTAGTTCCAGGCGCCGGCTTCCTCGAAGCGCCCGTCGAGCTCGTGGTCGATCGCCCAGCCGACGAGGCGGGCCAAGGTCTCGTTGAGCTCGTGGTAGTGGAACGCGAGGTAGAGGTTCTCCTT comes from the Elusimicrobiota bacterium genome and includes:
- the hutU gene encoding urocanate hydratase, translating into MRTIRAARGSKLSCKGWQQEAALRMLMNNLDPEVAERPQDLVVYGGRGKAARNWACYDAIVRSLKVLENDETLLVQSGKPVAVFKTHDQAPRVLIANSNLVGKWANWDHFDELDKKGLMMYGQMTAGSWIYIGTQGILQGTYETFAEAGRRRFGDSLTGKTVVTAGLGGMGGAQPLAATMNGAAFLGIEVDPTRLRFRLKTKYLDVVEENLDAALARVTRAKANGEALSVGLLGNAADIIPELAKRRFPVDVLTDQTSAHDPLYGYIPQGYDVSTAAQLRRKNPKEYVKKSIASMGRHVEGMLALKKQGAVTFDYGNNIRARAEEAGVKNAFDIPGFVPEYIRPLFCEGKGPFRWAALSGDPEDIRTTDREVLAAFPKNEALKRWIELAGQKVAFQGLPARICWLGYGERAEMGARLNWLVKKKKVGAPIVIGRDHLDCGSVASPNRETEAMRDGSDAVADWPILNALLNTASGASWVSFHHGGGVGMGYSLHAGQVTVADGTKAMAARLERVLANDPGLGVVRHFDAGYPQAKAFARKHRSLKIPMAR
- a CDS encoding YajQ family cyclic di-GMP-binding protein, with protein sequence MASDYSFDCVSDVDLNLVSEVIAVALKEIQNRFDLKTANASIELMVKEKKLIVRASDEFKAEQVYDVLLTRMAKRGLPIKNLTKAKAEAALGQTARIDVTIQSGIPTDKAKLMQAAIKENKLKVNAQIQDGQLRVTSKSKDELQATMNVLKAGKFDLDLQFKNFR
- a CDS encoding thiolase family protein, with amino-acid sequence MNDILVLSASRTAIGSINGVFANHAAPQLAAKAAADAIAKSGVKPEELGEVVLGCVIPAGIGQAPARMAAIGAGIPVSVGATTVNKVCGSGMKAVMLASQGIALGEHDYALAGGMESMSKAPYLLDKARSGYKYGDAKLLDAVLRDGLINPYDGAHMGDCGELCAKEHGFTREMQDAWAVRSYERAAEAVAKGYFKNEIVSVDGIELDEEPGRAKLDKVGKLRPAFQKDGTITAANASKLNDGAAALVLSSAKGAAGKKPLARIVGWATHSQEPKWFTTAPAGAVEKLLKKVGWTVDQVDLFEVNEAFAVVTLAVAKLGNLPHEKINVHGGAVALGHPLGASGARILVTLINALKVRGGKRGVAGICLGGGEAVAVALELV
- the hutH gene encoding histidine ammonia-lyase; this translates as MPSNSFKLGSALTLEGLASVAVDGRKAVLPASALRRVAASRRVLESAMAAGGTIYGVNTGFGELASTRISTERLAQVQRNLVLSHSCGVGEPLDAIESRSILFLRVNELSRGFSGVRPALVRHLARMLEANIIPLIPSRGSVGASGDLAPQAHMALAVIGEGDVFFRGRRMAAAKALRAVGLSPFVLSAKEGLALLNGTQAMQSVGGLALLAAERVYRAANLACAASLDALTGTPSPYDEAIQALKPHPGQIAAARSLRRLLAGSEIRRSHAIDDPRVQDSYSLRCVPQVHGAVLDRLTEARRVVEIELGSVTDNPLVSGGRVISGGNFHGQALSFAFDSAAGALAALANISERRTFQVTTGTAPRLKPFLARDPGVESGHMIAQYAAAALASENKTLAHPASADSVPTSANKEDFVSMGMWSALKFKKTVWNAAQVVAIELVCAAQAVEFHRPLKSGRGVEAGLAVLRSKVKASRGDEVLSGKLETARELVLSGAFD